A region of Paenimyroides aestuarii DNA encodes the following proteins:
- a CDS encoding YcxB family protein has protein sequence MEKEITFKPSFNFNDYLKINYSLLFKKVSFSIVFIICILTITANVIFNTVNANDFIDFLSFPILISLLVPLIMVWLPYKSTKMILSDPKLKENIIIIINRTGIEYIGQSFQNKYEWKDFSKITENKKWYILQLNKKQEIIIQKKDMNTNQQLDLKEIIEFVKN, from the coding sequence ATGGAAAAAGAAATCACTTTCAAACCGTCTTTTAATTTCAATGACTATTTGAAAATAAATTATAGTTTACTTTTTAAAAAAGTATCTTTTAGTATTGTTTTTATCATATGTATTTTGACAATAACTGCTAATGTTATCTTTAATACAGTAAATGCTAATGATTTTATAGATTTCTTGTCATTTCCAATATTAATAAGTCTTTTAGTTCCGTTAATAATGGTTTGGCTACCATATAAATCTACTAAAATGATTTTATCCGATCCAAAATTAAAGGAAAATATTATCATTATAATAAATAGAACTGGAATAGAATATATTGGTCAATCATTCCAAAATAAATATGAGTGGAAAGATTTTTCTAAAATTACAGAAAATAAAAAATGGTATATTTTACAATTAAATAAAAAACAGGAAATAATAATCCAAAAGAAGGACATGAATACAAATCAACAATTGGATCTTAAGGAAATAATTGAATTTGTAAAGAATTAA
- a CDS encoding sigma-54 interaction domain-containing protein, whose translation MENVQSIKQRFEIIGNDIKLNRALEKAIQVAPTDISVLVTGESGVGKESIPKIIHGLSHRKHGKYIAVNCGAIPEGTIDSELFGHEKGAFTGAVGSREGYFEVANGGTIFLDEVGELPLTTQVRLLRVLENGEFIKVGSSKVQKTDVRIVAATNVKMFEAIDKGKFREDLYYRLSTVEINLPPLRERGDDIHLLFRKFSSDFAHKYKMPPIKLTPDAAEYLIHYRWSGNIRQLRNIAEQISVIETNREIDLKTIQSYLPQRNAQLPSLIETKKAEGDFSNEREILYKVLFDMKADLTDLKKLTLELMNNSNSAQVQESNKSLIQRIYGQADEGLSKPNNRSIPLAEHASSTKNNNPSEIMDEEDDHDYLIAETVDDEETLKLEEKEIQLIKKALERNSGKRKAAADELGISERTLYRKIKQYDL comes from the coding sequence ATGGAAAACGTTCAAAGCATTAAACAGCGTTTCGAAATTATTGGTAACGATATAAAACTGAACAGAGCACTAGAAAAAGCCATTCAAGTGGCTCCGACTGATATTTCTGTTTTGGTTACCGGTGAAAGCGGCGTGGGTAAAGAAAGTATTCCAAAAATCATACACGGACTATCGCACCGCAAACACGGAAAATATATTGCTGTGAACTGTGGCGCTATCCCAGAAGGCACAATCGATTCAGAGCTTTTTGGGCACGAAAAAGGTGCGTTTACAGGTGCTGTGGGCAGCCGTGAAGGTTATTTTGAAGTGGCAAATGGTGGTACTATTTTTTTAGATGAAGTGGGCGAATTGCCTTTAACCACACAAGTTCGCTTGCTTCGTGTGTTAGAAAACGGCGAATTTATCAAAGTGGGTTCTTCAAAAGTTCAAAAAACCGATGTGCGCATTGTGGCAGCCACCAACGTTAAAATGTTTGAAGCGATTGATAAAGGCAAATTTCGCGAAGATTTGTATTACCGTTTAAGCACCGTAGAAATCAATTTACCGCCTTTGCGTGAACGGGGCGACGACATTCATTTGTTGTTCAGAAAGTTTTCATCGGATTTTGCGCATAAATACAAAATGCCGCCGATTAAACTTACGCCCGATGCCGCCGAATACCTTATTCATTACCGTTGGAGTGGTAATATTCGCCAATTGCGCAATATTGCCGAACAAATCTCGGTGATTGAAACCAACCGCGAAATCGATTTAAAAACCATTCAATCTTATCTGCCTCAGCGAAATGCACAATTGCCATCGCTTATCGAAACCAAAAAAGCAGAAGGAGATTTTAGCAACGAACGCGAGATTTTGTATAAAGTGTTGTTTGATATGAAAGCTGATTTAACCGATTTAAAAAAACTGACGTTGGAATTAATGAACAATTCCAATTCGGCACAAGTTCAAGAATCGAACAAATCTTTAATACAACGCATTTATGGCCAGGCCGATGAAGGGCTATCAAAACCAAACAATCGTTCTATTCCTTTAGCCGAACACGCATCATCGACCAAAAACAATAATCCATCTGAAATAATGGATGAGGAAGATGACCATGATTATTTGATTGCTGAAACGGTTGATGATGAAGAAACATTGAAATTAGAAGAAAAAGAAATTCAACTCATAAAAAAAGCTTTGGAACGCAACAGTGGAAAACGCAAAGCCGCAGCCGACGAATTGGGAATTTCGGAAAGAACATTGTACCGAAAAATTAAACAATATGACTTGTAG
- the lptE gene encoding LPS assembly lipoprotein LptE: protein MKTPHTLYKFTAFLFCLILSSCGAYNFTGTGKIDAETFQVNYFLNNAELIEPGIERTFTIRLQDLLVNQTSLNMTNTNADLVYEGEITQFRVSPMTATADQTAAQNRLYIAINVRFTNRKNPEDDFEKTFSHFYDYPANNQLIGAQLTTALEEIYERITQDVFNASLAKW, encoded by the coding sequence ATGAAAACACCACATACATTATATAAATTTACAGCCTTTCTTTTCTGTTTGATCTTATCGAGCTGCGGTGCGTATAATTTCACAGGTACCGGAAAAATCGATGCGGAAACGTTTCAAGTGAATTATTTTTTGAACAATGCCGAACTGATTGAACCGGGAATTGAGCGTACATTTACCATTAGATTACAAGATTTGTTGGTAAACCAAACCAGTTTAAACATGACCAACACCAATGCCGATTTGGTCTATGAAGGCGAAATAACCCAATTCCGTGTATCGCCAATGACGGCAACTGCCGACCAAACAGCTGCGCAAAACCGTTTGTACATTGCTATAAATGTGCGTTTTACGAACAGAAAAAATCCGGAAGATGATTTTGAAAAAACCTTCTCGCACTTTTATGATTATCCGGCTAACAATCAATTAATTGGGGCTCAGTTAACCACTGCTTTAGAAGAAATATACGAACGCATTACGCAAGATGTTTTTAACGCCTCGCTGGCAAAATGGTAA
- a CDS encoding tetratricopeptide repeat protein, with translation MNAQQYAQWLNNPYELTEQQTASLQQIVSEYPYLQSARALYLKTLHQQRSFLYNSELKKTAAYTTDRDVLFDYIISEEFIAYKPLQIEDLNVVDENYIEFKKPEPTLDENIEKRVLNTLVYIENQDKETGLIQKIDQISKSKIEAKLEKKEPTLPQLDPITEEVHQLEENLEVGTPLDFSENDKFSFTEWLKLTTSQPIDRENDVVSEENQTENSEKQLPKKEKNTEETLPIKQKKMDLIDRFIEANPKITPSKTAVTPAINLDRHEEEEPYYMTETLARIYLEQKKYQKAIQAYEILILKYPEKSSLFANRISDIKKLQEFNNI, from the coding sequence ATGAATGCACAACAATACGCACAATGGTTAAACAATCCGTACGAATTAACAGAACAGCAAACAGCTTCGTTGCAACAAATCGTTAGTGAATACCCGTATTTGCAATCGGCAAGAGCTTTGTATTTAAAAACCTTGCACCAACAACGCAGTTTTTTATACAACAGCGAATTAAAAAAAACAGCTGCTTATACCACCGATCGCGACGTGTTGTTTGATTATATTATTTCGGAAGAATTTATTGCGTACAAACCCTTACAGATTGAAGATTTGAATGTGGTTGATGAAAATTATATCGAATTCAAAAAGCCCGAACCCACATTAGATGAAAATATTGAAAAAAGGGTATTGAATACCTTGGTTTATATAGAAAATCAAGACAAAGAAACCGGGTTGATTCAAAAAATCGATCAAATTTCAAAATCGAAAATCGAAGCCAAACTCGAAAAAAAGGAACCAACCCTGCCCCAACTCGACCCAATCACCGAAGAGGTGCATCAATTGGAAGAAAATTTGGAAGTGGGCACACCTTTAGATTTCTCTGAAAACGATAAATTTTCGTTTACCGAATGGTTGAAATTAACAACATCGCAACCCATTGATCGCGAAAATGACGTTGTTTCCGAAGAAAATCAAACGGAAAACAGCGAAAAACAACTACCAAAAAAAGAAAAAAATACGGAAGAAACGCTTCCAATCAAACAAAAAAAGATGGATTTAATTGATCGTTTCATAGAAGCAAATCCAAAAATAACACCAAGCAAAACGGCAGTTACACCAGCCATAAACCTTGATCGGCACGAAGAAGAAGAACCCTATTACATGACCGAGACGTTAGCACGTATTTACTTAGAACAAAAAAAATATCAAAAAGCAATACAAGCTTATGAAATTTTAATTTTGAAATATCCAGAAAAAAGTAGTTTATTTGCAAATCGAATTTCCGATATAAAAAAATTACAAGAGTTTAATAATATATAA
- the secG gene encoding preprotein translocase subunit SecG produces MNMFTIFLVLITIVALLLIIVIMIQNPKGGGLDSSLGGSTSVGGVQNTNKFLDKSTWTLAVALVVLILVSSLSFNSGYSNDSQILDPNAVATPPAALPNAGAAQNQTAPAPNTASDQAPANNPSQPAN; encoded by the coding sequence ATAAATATGTTTACGATTTTTTTAGTGTTAATCACCATAGTTGCCTTACTTTTAATCATTGTTATCATGATTCAAAACCCTAAAGGAGGCGGTTTAGATTCATCATTAGGTGGTTCCACATCGGTTGGTGGCGTTCAAAACACCAACAAATTTTTAGACAAAAGTACATGGACATTGGCAGTTGCTTTAGTAGTTTTAATTTTAGTTTCTAGTTTAAGTTTTAACTCTGGTTATTCAAACGATTCTCAAATTTTAGATCCAAATGCAGTTGCAACACCACCGGCAGCGTTGCCAAATGCTGGTGCGGCTCAAAACCAAACAGCACCTGCACCAAACACAGCAAGCGATCAAGCGCCTGCAAACAATCCATCACAACCTGCAAACTAA
- a CDS encoding co-chaperone GroES: MALNMKPLADRVIIEPAAAETQTASGIIIPDTAKEKPQKGTVVAVGNGKKDEPLTVQVGDTVLYGKYAGTELKFEGTDYLIMREEDILAII; the protein is encoded by the coding sequence ATGGCATTAAACATGAAACCGTTAGCAGACCGCGTGATTATTGAACCGGCTGCAGCTGAGACTCAAACTGCATCAGGAATCATTATTCCCGACACTGCAAAAGAGAAACCACAAAAAGGAACTGTTGTTGCTGTGGGAAATGGCAAAAAAGATGAACCATTAACCGTACAAGTTGGTGATACTGTTTTATATGGAAAATATGCAGGCACCGAACTAAAATTTGAAGGTACGGATTATCTGATTATGCGTGAAGAGGATATTTTAGCGATTATATAA
- a CDS encoding four helix bundle protein produces MRDFKKYDIWQLSHHFTLEVYKITSLFPKEEMYGITSQLRRASSSVPTNISEGCGRNSDAEFNQFLNIALGSASETEYLLILSKDLKYIEENIFIDLETKINSIKSKIYSLKNKLKSQ; encoded by the coding sequence ATGAGAGATTTTAAAAAATACGATATTTGGCAATTAAGTCATCATTTTACCTTAGAAGTTTATAAAATCACAAGTTTGTTTCCTAAAGAAGAAATGTATGGTATCACAAGTCAGCTTCGTAGAGCATCATCTTCTGTACCAACAAATATATCTGAAGGTTGTGGAAGAAATAGTGATGCAGAATTCAATCAATTTCTAAACATTGCATTAGGCTCAGCTTCAGAAACAGAATATCTGTTGATTCTTTCAAAAGATTTAAAATATATAGAAGAAAATATCTTTATCGATCTTGAAACAAAAATCAACTCAATTAAAAGTAAAATTTATAGTTTAAAAAATAAATTAAAATCGCAGTAA
- the groL gene encoding chaperonin GroEL (60 kDa chaperone family; promotes refolding of misfolded polypeptides especially under stressful conditions; forms two stacked rings of heptamers to form a barrel-shaped 14mer; ends can be capped by GroES; misfolded proteins enter the barrel where they are refolded when GroES binds), translating to MAKDIKFDIEARDGLKRGVDALANAVKVTLGPKGRNVIISKSFGAPHVTKDGVSVAKEVELEDTLENMGAQMVKEVASKTNDLAGDGTTTATVLAQAIVKEGLKNVAAGANPMDLKRGIDKAVDAIVADLAKQTQEVGSTTDKIKQVASISANNDEVIGELIAEAFGKVGKEGVITVEEAKGTDTYVDVVEGMQFDRGYLSPYFVTNPEKMETEFENPYILLYDKKISSLKELLPVLEPVAQSGKALLIIAEDVDGEALSTLVVNKLRGALKIAAVKAPGFGDRRKAMLEDIAILTGGTVIAEESGYTLENATLEMLGTAERVSIDKDNTTIVNGAGDSEMIKNRVNQIKAQMETTTSDYDREKLQERLAKLAGGVAVLYVGAASEVEMKEKKDRVDDALHATRAAVEEGIVAGGGVALLRAKSALSSVDALNADEKTGIQIVSRAIESPLRTIVENAGLEGSVIVAKVGEGTGNFGYNAKTDEYVDMLAAGIIDPKKVTRVALENAASVAGMILTTECALVDIKEEGGSQMPMGGGMPGMM from the coding sequence ATGGCAAAAGATATAAAATTTGATATTGAAGCACGCGATGGTTTAAAACGCGGTGTTGACGCATTGGCAAATGCAGTAAAAGTAACTTTGGGTCCAAAAGGACGTAACGTAATTATTTCTAAATCGTTTGGAGCGCCTCACGTAACAAAAGACGGAGTTTCTGTAGCGAAAGAAGTAGAGCTTGAAGACACCTTAGAAAACATGGGGGCACAAATGGTGAAAGAAGTTGCAAGCAAAACCAACGATTTGGCTGGTGACGGAACTACAACTGCAACTGTTTTGGCACAAGCTATTGTGAAAGAAGGATTGAAAAACGTGGCAGCTGGTGCAAATCCAATGGATTTAAAACGCGGAATTGATAAAGCGGTTGACGCTATTGTTGCCGATTTAGCAAAACAAACACAAGAAGTGGGTTCTACAACAGACAAAATTAAGCAAGTAGCATCGATTTCTGCTAATAATGATGAAGTGATTGGTGAATTAATTGCTGAAGCTTTTGGAAAAGTGGGCAAAGAAGGAGTGATTACTGTTGAAGAAGCTAAAGGAACTGATACGTATGTGGATGTGGTAGAAGGAATGCAGTTTGACAGAGGATATCTTTCGCCTTATTTCGTTACCAATCCAGAGAAAATGGAAACAGAATTCGAGAATCCATATATCTTATTGTACGATAAAAAAATATCTTCTTTAAAAGAATTATTACCGGTTTTAGAGCCAGTTGCGCAATCAGGAAAAGCGTTGTTAATCATTGCAGAAGATGTAGATGGTGAAGCGTTATCAACTTTGGTGGTGAACAAATTACGCGGTGCATTAAAAATTGCTGCTGTAAAAGCGCCAGGTTTTGGTGATCGCAGAAAAGCCATGTTAGAAGACATTGCGATTTTAACAGGCGGAACCGTAATTGCAGAAGAAAGCGGTTATACCTTAGAAAACGCTACGTTGGAAATGTTAGGAACAGCAGAGCGCGTTTCGATTGATAAAGACAATACAACCATTGTAAACGGTGCGGGAGATTCTGAAATGATCAAAAACCGTGTGAACCAAATTAAAGCACAAATGGAAACTACAACTTCCGATTACGATCGTGAAAAGCTACAAGAACGTTTAGCGAAATTAGCGGGCGGTGTTGCAGTACTTTACGTTGGTGCCGCATCTGAAGTGGAAATGAAAGAGAAAAAAGACCGTGTGGACGATGCTTTACACGCAACACGTGCAGCAGTTGAAGAAGGAATTGTAGCCGGTGGTGGTGTAGCATTGTTAAGAGCAAAATCGGCATTATCAAGTGTTGATGCTTTAAATGCGGATGAAAAAACAGGTATCCAGATTGTTTCTCGTGCAATTGAATCGCCTTTAAGAACTATTGTTGAAAATGCAGGTTTAGAAGGATCTGTAATTGTAGCAAAAGTTGGTGAAGGCACCGGAAACTTTGGTTACAATGCCAAAACCGACGAATATGTAGATATGTTGGCTGCAGGAATTATCGACCCTAAAAAAGTAACCCGTGTGGCTTTAGAAAATGCTGCATCGGTTGCGGGTATGATTTTAACTACAGAATGCGCCTTAGTAGATATTAAAGAAGAAGGTGGAAGCCAAATGCCAATGGGCGGCGGCATGCCAGGAATGATGTAA
- a CDS encoding metallophosphoesterase codes for MIINYNNRQIAVFADTHGMHRKLSIKEVDIVIHLGDACTFANNVQFTDFLDWFSNYPAKYKLFVAGNHELQWELEPDGFLELFPQNIIFLENRSICLEGINFASVPARMNLSKYPRIKLSKKVDFLLTHAPPNGILDNDLGCPILKKFVTKIEPAYHLFGHIHETGGTYLKKEDTIFMNVSVFNQ; via the coding sequence TTGATCATCAATTATAATAACAGACAAATTGCCGTATTTGCCGACACACACGGAATGCACAGGAAACTTTCTATTAAAGAAGTCGATATTGTCATTCATTTAGGCGATGCGTGTACCTTTGCAAACAACGTACAGTTTACTGATTTCTTAGATTGGTTTAGTAATTATCCCGCAAAATACAAATTGTTTGTAGCCGGAAATCACGAATTACAATGGGAGTTGGAACCAGACGGATTTTTGGAACTGTTTCCACAAAACATTATTTTTTTAGAAAATAGAAGCATTTGTTTGGAAGGTATAAATTTTGCATCTGTTCCAGCTAGAATGAATTTATCAAAGTATCCAAGAATAAAGCTTTCTAAAAAAGTAGATTTTTTGCTGACCCACGCGCCTCCAAATGGAATTTTAGATAATGATTTAGGGTGTCCAATTCTAAAAAAGTTTGTAACTAAAATAGAACCAGCCTATCACCTTTTTGGTCATATACACGAAACGGGTGGAACATATTTAAAAAAAGAGGATACTATATTTATGAATGTCTCTGTATTTAATCAATAA
- a CDS encoding cyclic-phosphate processing receiver domain-containing protein, translated as MKKLYLDDLRLIPEGFIGVRSFAEFVNYIETNGLPDFISFDHDLGLQENGFDCAKWLVNHCLDHKVKLSDFAVHSQNPVGKKNIESLLNNFRKQF; from the coding sequence ATGAAAAAACTCTATTTAGACGATTTGCGTCTCATTCCCGAAGGATTTATCGGTGTGCGTTCTTTTGCTGAATTCGTAAACTATATTGAAACCAACGGCTTGCCCGATTTTATTTCATTTGACCACGATTTAGGTTTGCAAGAAAACGGTTTTGACTGTGCCAAGTGGTTAGTCAATCATTGTTTGGATCATAAAGTAAAATTATCTGATTTTGCAGTTCATAGTCAAAATCCGGTAGGTAAGAAAAACATTGAGAGTTTATTGAATAATTTTAGAAAACAGTTTTAG